In the genome of Cygnus olor isolate bCygOlo1 chromosome Z, bCygOlo1.pri.v2, whole genome shotgun sequence, one region contains:
- the S1PR3 gene encoding sphingosine 1-phosphate receptor 3 gives MSAVTVPPADVVGPHTSEGMDSLIVLHYNYTGKLILREKATDKIDLTTIAFLILCSFIVLENLMVLIAIWKNNKFHNRMYFFIGNLALCDLLAGIVYKVNILMSGKKTLSLSSTIWFIREGSMFVALGASTFSLLAIAIERHLTMIKMRPYDANKKYRVFLLIGTCWLISISLGALPILGWNCINNLPDCSTILPLYSKKYVVFCISIFIAILVAIVILYARIYILVKSSSRNVTNHNNSERSMALLRTVVIVVSVFIACWSPLFILFLIDVACRVKECSVLYKANWFIALAVINSAMNPIIYTLASKEMRRAFFRLVCGCLVKSRVARSLPIQPTPDHSRSKSSSSNTQKPKEDFPQMSIPSCVIEKRESSFHNGNFCK, from the coding sequence ATGTCAGCAGTTACTGTGCCCCCTGCTGATGTTGTTGGCCCTCACACAAGTGAAGGGATGGACTCTCTGATCGTACTGCATTATAATTACACAGGAAAGCTCATTCTAAGGGAAAAGGCAACTGATAAAATAGACCTGACCACTATTGCATTTCTGATCCTATGTAGTTTCATAGTCCTGGAAAACTTGATGGTGTTGATTGCCATATGGAAAAACAATAAGTTTCACAACCGCATGTACTTTTTCATTGGCAATCTAGCTCTCTGTGATCTTTTAGCTGGGATTGTTTACAAAGTAAACATTCTTATGTCTGGGAAGAAAACTCTGAGCTTGTCCTCAACAATCTGGTTCATTAGGGAAGGCAGTATGTTTGTTGCACTGGGAGCCTCCACCTTCAGCTTACTAGCAATAGCTATTGAGCGGCATTTGACTATGATTAAGATGAGGCCTTATGATGCAAATAAGAAATATAGAGTGTTCCTTCTCATTGGAACATGCTGGCTTATTTCAATTTCCTTGGGTGCCTTACCCATCCTTGGCTGGAACTGTATAAACAACTTGCCAGATTGTTCAACCATTTTGCCTCTTTACTCCAAGAAGTATGTTGTGTTCTGCATTAGTATCTTCATAGCCATTCTGGTGGCCATTGTTATCCTTTATGCACGCATCTACATCCTGGTAAAGTCCAGCAGCCGAAATGTCACTAACCACAATAACTCGGAGCGGTCCATGGCACTCCTTAGGACTGTTGTGATCGTTGTTAGTGTCTTCATTGCCTGCTGGTCTCCATTGTTCATTTTGTTCCTCATTGATGTAGCCTGCAGAGTCAAGGAGTGCTCTGTCTTGTACAAAGCCAACTGGTTTATTGCTCTGGCGGTCATCAATTCTGCAATGAACCCCATCATCTATACTTTGGCCAGTAAGGAAATGCGTCGGGCTTTCTTTCGCCTTGTTTGTGGTTGCCTGGTGAAATCCAGGGTAGCCAGATCTTTGCCTATTCAGCCCACGCCAGATCACAGTCGAAGtaaatccagcagcagcaatacCCAGAAGCCAAAGGAAGATTTCCCTCAGATGAGCATTCCCTCGTGTGTCATTGAGAAGCGTGAATCTTCATTTCACAACGGAAACTTCTGTAAGTAA